Proteins encoded in a region of the Mucilaginibacter sabulilitoris genome:
- a CDS encoding RBBP9/YdeN family alpha/beta hydrolase yields MTFQSTILTHPGLGNSGPEHWQSLWEKQFNFTRVEQQDWETPVCADWITTMNDYVQQRGPENVILVGHSLACTAIAYWAQKYNVHIKGALLVAPSDTEADTYPPGTTGFKPVPLIKLPFKSIVVVSSNDYYVTAERAALFAKSWGSQLINIGDAGHINVTSGFGDWPQGLDLLKQLDN; encoded by the coding sequence ATGACCTTTCAATCTACTATTCTTACTCATCCCGGTCTTGGTAATTCGGGCCCCGAACATTGGCAGTCACTATGGGAAAAGCAATTTAACTTTACGCGTGTTGAACAGCAGGATTGGGAAACGCCCGTTTGTGCCGATTGGATAACCACCATGAATGATTATGTGCAACAGCGTGGTCCGGAGAACGTAATACTGGTGGGCCATAGCCTGGCCTGTACCGCAATAGCTTACTGGGCACAAAAATATAACGTGCATATAAAGGGCGCATTATTGGTTGCACCAAGCGATACAGAAGCTGATACTTATCCTCCCGGCACTACAGGTTTCAAACCCGTACCTTTAATAAAGCTGCCTTTTAAAAGCATTGTAGTGGTCAGCAGTAACGATTATTATGTAACCGCAGAACGCGCCGCCTTATTTGCTAAAAGCTGGGGTAGTCAGTTGATTAACATAGGCGATGCCGGCCATATCAACGTTACATCTGGCTTTGGCGACTGGCCCCAGGGATTAGATTTGCTGAAGCAACTGGATAATTGA
- a CDS encoding SRPBCC family protein has protein sequence MPIIELATHINAPIRRCFDLARSIDVHVASTRQTGETAIAGRTSGLIELGESVTWRAKHFGRWQTLTSKVTEFEYPNFFTDEMVEGAFKNFRHEHYFFPVNDQTLMKDIFMFESPYGFWGHVANVVFLKQYMTRLLEKRNLVIKQIAEPPLPPKGGA, from the coding sequence ATGCCCATCATTGAATTAGCTACACACATTAATGCTCCTATCCGGAGATGTTTTGACCTGGCCAGGAGCATTGATGTGCATGTGGCGTCAACCAGGCAAACTGGCGAAACAGCCATTGCAGGTCGTACCAGCGGCTTGATTGAACTGGGCGAATCTGTTACCTGGCGGGCCAAACATTTTGGCAGGTGGCAAACCTTAACCTCAAAGGTAACCGAGTTTGAATACCCTAATTTTTTTACCGATGAAATGGTTGAAGGAGCCTTTAAAAACTTCAGGCATGAGCATTACTTTTTCCCGGTGAACGATCAAACATTGATGAAAGATATCTTTATGTTTGAATCGCCCTATGGCTTTTGGGGACATGTTGCCAATGTTGTTTTTTTAAAGCAGTACATGACCCGGCTGTTAGAGAAACGCAATCTGGTGATAAAGCAAATTGCTGAGCCCCCCCTGCCCCCTAAAGGGGGAGCTTAG
- a CDS encoding IS4 family transposase yields the protein MSKSTFFTGQPVLNQLLNLIDRNSVKALARSGQHDRYYRYFDTYTHLITMLYCVLNKCTSSREVVSGLQACSNKLPHTGIRKAPGRSTLCDANMKRSYLVFEQLYEQLYRKYKRFLPDSRTGFNVKLFIADASTITLFQQILKAPSPGKQNGKRKGGIKVHTLMDAADDVAIQVSFTAASANDMTFLQQINLEAGSFIVFDKGYVDYSQYQRLTNEGVYFVTRQKKDARYVVTAANEIAAQAREAGIMADRMIVLGTRTHRNKVRLQSRQITFYDKEKGRSFEFLTNNFSLSAQQIADLYKKRWQIEILFKRIKQNFPLKYFLGDNENAIKIQIWCAFIADLLIKLVQAQLKRKWAFSNLRSIIRLHLMSYIHLFDFLNNPERLAAINTHSKQLKLGGLDIYFKT from the coding sequence ATGAGCAAAAGTACTTTTTTTACCGGACAGCCGGTACTCAACCAGCTACTTAATTTGATTGACCGGAACTCGGTTAAAGCCTTGGCCCGGTCCGGGCAGCATGATCGTTATTATCGCTACTTTGATACCTATACCCATTTGATAACGATGCTGTATTGTGTACTCAATAAGTGCACTAGTAGCCGTGAAGTAGTTAGTGGCCTGCAGGCCTGCAGTAATAAACTACCACATACAGGTATAAGAAAGGCACCAGGAAGAAGTACTTTATGTGATGCCAACATGAAACGTTCCTACCTGGTCTTTGAACAATTGTATGAACAGCTTTACCGCAAATACAAGCGTTTTTTACCGGACAGCCGGACTGGATTTAACGTCAAATTATTTATCGCAGATGCATCAACTATCACTTTATTCCAGCAGATACTTAAGGCGCCAAGTCCCGGTAAACAGAATGGAAAGAGAAAAGGAGGCATCAAAGTCCATACCCTGATGGATGCGGCTGATGATGTAGCCATTCAGGTCAGCTTTACAGCGGCCAGCGCTAACGACATGACCTTTCTGCAGCAGATCAACCTCGAAGCCGGTTCATTCATCGTTTTTGATAAAGGATATGTTGATTATAGTCAATATCAGCGACTGACAAATGAAGGTGTATACTTTGTTACCCGGCAAAAGAAAGACGCCCGTTATGTAGTGACGGCCGCAAACGAGATAGCTGCCCAGGCCAGGGAGGCAGGCATAATGGCTGACCGGATGATCGTTTTAGGAACCCGGACGCATCGTAACAAGGTTAGGCTCCAAAGCCGGCAGATCACTTTCTATGATAAGGAAAAAGGCAGATCGTTTGAATTCCTGACCAATAACTTCTCCTTATCGGCTCAGCAAATAGCTGATCTTTACAAAAAACGCTGGCAGATAGAAATCCTCTTCAAACGAATCAAACAAAACTTTCCACTCAAATATTTCCTCGGTGACAATGAAAATGCTATCAAAATACAGATCTGGTGTGCCTTTATTGCTGATCTGCTTATTAAACTGGTACAGGCACAGCTTAAAAGAAAATGGGCTTTTTCTAATCTCAGATCTATCATCAGACTACACCTGATGAGTTATATTCACCTATTTGACTTTCTCAACAATCCTGAAAGGCTTGCTGCTATCAATACGCATTCAAAGCAACTTAAACTAGGGGGCTTGGATATTTATTTCAAAACATAA
- a CDS encoding YraN family protein: MAQYLDLGRAGEALAKTHLENAGYEILDENWTHGKAEIDLIAYKDKVIIFTEVKTRTGNGFGEPEDFVDTRKKKLLAQAADEYIYLMNHQGVRFDIIAILFDRNKNYILNHIEDAFWPSAT; this comes from the coding sequence ATGGCTCAATACCTTGATCTGGGCCGTGCCGGCGAAGCTTTAGCCAAAACTCATCTTGAAAATGCCGGTTATGAAATACTCGACGAAAACTGGACACACGGTAAAGCCGAGATTGACCTGATTGCTTATAAAGACAAGGTTATTATATTTACCGAAGTTAAAACCCGAACAGGTAACGGCTTTGGCGAACCAGAGGATTTTGTTGACACCCGGAAAAAAAAATTGCTGGCCCAGGCGGCAGATGAATATATCTACCTCATGAACCACCAGGGCGTGCGGTTTGATATTATCGCTATTTTGTTCGACAGAAATAAAAATTATATACTAAATCATATTGAAGATGCGTTTTGGCCATCGGCTACCTAA
- the lepB gene encoding signal peptidase I gives MNIILAIILLIILPFVGLWKLFEKAGRPGWEGVVPLYNIYGMIKLSGRPTWWFILILIPGLNLLVLIGIAVDFVKSFGKFSLLDHILVVALPFIFLPKWGFDKDTKYQGRSTSPEFREKYKVALKKTATREWADAIIFAVIAATLIRTLFIEAYVIPSASMESSLLIGDYLFVSKVNYGARLPMTPVAFPFAHHTMPLIGTKAYWDGIELPYYRLPGLSDIKKGDVVVFNYPMDADSPLYRPVDKRENYIKRCQGTPGDTLSVVNAQVFINGKAAPNPAHGEMGYVVKSDGSELNPQLISELHLEDISPRSGTDFTVNTTLASVAALKGYSNIKSITPDIAPKGAESDIYPTKYPLYKITPNFPAFNWNVDNYGPVIVPKRGWTVKLDSLTFPVYGRAIEIYEGNKVQVVGKDILINGVKTDSYTFKLNYYFMMGDNRHNSEDSRFWGFVPEDHIVGKALFIWMSIDDNAGFLNKIRWSRLFNIIH, from the coding sequence GTGAATATTATACTTGCTATTATACTGCTGATCATTCTGCCTTTTGTAGGATTATGGAAATTATTTGAAAAGGCCGGGCGACCAGGATGGGAAGGGGTTGTGCCTTTATACAATATTTATGGGATGATTAAACTTAGCGGCAGGCCCACCTGGTGGTTTATACTGATATTAATTCCCGGACTTAATTTATTGGTGCTGATAGGTATTGCGGTTGATTTTGTAAAGTCATTTGGCAAGTTTAGCCTGCTTGATCATATATTGGTAGTGGCATTGCCATTTATATTTTTACCAAAGTGGGGCTTCGACAAGGATACCAAATATCAGGGTCGATCAACCAGTCCGGAGTTCAGGGAGAAATATAAGGTGGCCCTTAAAAAAACCGCGACACGTGAATGGGCAGATGCTATTATTTTCGCGGTGATAGCTGCTACGCTGATCCGTACTTTGTTTATTGAGGCTTATGTAATCCCCAGCGCGTCTATGGAAAGCTCGCTGCTCATTGGCGATTACCTTTTTGTAAGCAAAGTAAACTATGGTGCCCGCCTGCCTATGACGCCCGTGGCATTTCCTTTCGCACATCACACCATGCCGCTCATTGGTACCAAAGCTTATTGGGATGGTATTGAATTGCCTTATTATCGCCTTCCGGGCCTGAGCGATATTAAAAAGGGCGATGTAGTAGTTTTTAACTACCCTATGGATGCCGATTCGCCATTATACCGTCCGGTTGATAAGCGTGAAAATTATATTAAACGCTGCCAGGGTACACCCGGCGATACCTTAAGCGTAGTTAATGCCCAGGTATTTATAAATGGCAAGGCCGCGCCAAATCCCGCTCATGGCGAAATGGGTTATGTGGTAAAATCTGACGGTAGCGAGCTTAATCCGCAGCTTATCAGCGAACTTCACCTGGAAGATATCTCCCCAAGAAGTGGTACCGATTTTACGGTTAATACCACCCTGGCCTCGGTTGCTGCCTTAAAGGGATATTCCAATATCAAATCGATAACACCTGATATTGCTCCGAAAGGCGCTGAAAGCGATATTTATCCTACCAAGTATCCTTTATATAAAATAACCCCCAACTTCCCGGCATTTAACTGGAACGTAGATAATTATGGACCTGTCATCGTGCCGAAACGCGGCTGGACAGTTAAGCTGGATAGTTTAACCTTCCCGGTTTATGGCCGCGCTATTGAAATATATGAGGGTAACAAGGTACAGGTAGTTGGTAAGGATATCCTGATCAATGGTGTAAAGACTGATAGTTATACCTTCAAACTCAACTATTACTTTATGATGGGTGATAACCGCCATAATTCTGAAGATTCACGTTTCTGGGGATTTGTACCCGAAGATCATATTGTAGGCAAGGCCCTGTTCATCTGGATGAGTATTGATGATAACGCCGGCTTCCTGAACAAAATCAGGTGGAGCAGGTTGTTTAATATTATACATTAA
- a CDS encoding Ldh family oxidoreductase has protein sequence MLVNPSVLRVFTQNIFLAIGCSTEHATLAADVLLRSDLRGIDSHGVARLSGYVRLWEKNRINATPNIQIAHETPTTATVDGDAGLGLVVAPFAMQVAIQKAEQYGSGWVSVRNSNHFGIAGYHALMAVEKDMIGFAMTNASPLVAPTYSSERLLGTNPMCYAFPAGHYPPVVVDLATSAAANGKLEIAQRLGKQVPEGWIQDKKGNYTTDPHALKTGGALLPLGGDRDHGSHKGFGLSATVDILSAVLSGANYGPWVPPFVAFLDPPENPVGKGIGHFVGAMRVDGFRPVDEFKASLDNWIARFKTSVTVDPTQKVIIPGEPELEAEAHRATHGIPLVDAVAVDLNMLAERFGVELLKGM, from the coding sequence ATGCTTGTAAACCCTTCCGTTCTGCGTGTTTTCACTCAAAATATTTTTCTGGCCATTGGCTGCAGTACAGAACATGCCACACTTGCTGCCGATGTTTTGCTGCGCTCTGATCTTAGGGGTATTGACTCTCACGGTGTAGCCCGCTTGAGCGGTTATGTACGTCTGTGGGAGAAGAACCGCATTAATGCCACACCCAATATTCAAATAGCGCATGAAACACCCACCACCGCCACCGTTGACGGTGATGCGGGCCTCGGCCTGGTGGTTGCCCCGTTTGCTATGCAGGTGGCTATTCAAAAAGCCGAACAATATGGCTCTGGCTGGGTATCGGTACGCAACTCCAATCATTTTGGTATTGCGGGCTATCATGCCCTCATGGCTGTTGAAAAAGACATGATAGGCTTTGCCATGACCAATGCCAGTCCGCTGGTAGCCCCTACCTATTCAAGTGAACGTTTGTTGGGCACCAATCCTATGTGTTACGCTTTCCCTGCCGGTCATTATCCGCCCGTGGTAGTTGACCTGGCTACCTCTGCCGCTGCCAATGGCAAATTAGAAATTGCCCAACGTTTGGGCAAACAGGTGCCCGAGGGCTGGATACAGGATAAAAAAGGTAATTATACTACCGATCCGCATGCTTTAAAAACCGGGGGGGCGTTGCTTCCGCTGGGTGGCGACCGTGACCATGGCAGTCATAAAGGTTTCGGACTGAGCGCTACCGTTGATATTTTGTCGGCAGTGTTATCAGGCGCCAACTACGGGCCCTGGGTGCCCCCTTTTGTGGCATTTCTTGATCCACCTGAAAACCCGGTTGGCAAAGGTATAGGCCATTTTGTGGGTGCTATGCGTGTTGATGGTTTCCGTCCGGTTGATGAATTTAAAGCCAGTCTGGACAATTGGATAGCGCGCTTTAAAACCTCGGTCACTGTTGACCCTACCCAAAAAGTGATCATCCCCGGCGAGCCCGAACTGGAGGCCGAAGCACACCGTGCCACTCATGGCATCCCGCTCGTCGACGCCGTAGCTGTTGACCTGAACATGCTTGCTGAAAGGTTTGGGGTTGAATTGTTGAAGGGGATGTAG
- the asnS gene encoding asparagine--tRNA ligase, producing the protein MSQRVKIKALLQSQQTEIDVTVKGWVRAFRSNRFIALNDGSTNNNIQIVVDFENTDPTLLKRITVGAALSVAGKLVASQGKGQTVEVIATDIEILGDSDPEKYPIQPKKHSLEFLRENAHLRFRTSTFGAIFRVRNSLAFAVHQFFQERGFVYLHTPVITASDAEGAGETFHVTNFDLDNIPKTDTGEIDFKQDFFGRPTNLTVSGQLEGELGAMALSDIYTFGPTFRAENSNTTRHLAEFWMIEPEVAFNDLVDNMDLAEDMLKYVIKYALEKNADDIEFLTQRLQEEEKQKPQNERQEMTLLEKLQFCLDHNFERLTYTEAIEILKESTPNKKKKFQYPVEGWGTDLQSEHERYLVEKHFKKPVILTDYPKEIKAFYMRQNDDGKTVRAMDILFPGIGEIVGGSQREERLDKLEQRMDEMGIPKDELWWYLDTRRFGACPHAGFGLGFERLVLFVTGMGNIRDVIPFPRFPKNAEF; encoded by the coding sequence ATGAGTCAGCGAGTAAAGATTAAAGCATTGCTGCAAAGTCAGCAAACAGAAATTGATGTAACAGTAAAAGGATGGGTGCGCGCATTCCGTTCCAATCGTTTCATTGCTTTAAACGACGGCTCAACTAATAATAACATCCAAATTGTTGTCGATTTCGAAAACACAGACCCTACCCTGTTAAAGCGCATCACTGTTGGGGCCGCTTTAAGCGTTGCCGGCAAGCTTGTGGCATCACAGGGTAAAGGTCAAACTGTGGAAGTTATAGCGACAGATATTGAGATACTGGGTGATAGTGATCCTGAAAAATACCCTATTCAGCCTAAAAAGCATAGCCTGGAATTTTTAAGGGAAAACGCCCACCTGCGTTTCCGCACCAGTACATTTGGCGCTATTTTCAGGGTACGTAACAGTCTGGCCTTCGCGGTGCACCAGTTTTTTCAGGAGCGTGGGTTTGTTTACCTGCATACGCCAGTGATCACCGCATCTGACGCGGAAGGAGCCGGCGAAACTTTCCACGTAACCAACTTTGATCTCGACAATATCCCTAAAACAGATACTGGCGAGATTGATTTCAAGCAGGACTTTTTTGGCCGCCCTACCAACCTTACCGTATCCGGGCAGCTGGAAGGTGAGCTTGGCGCTATGGCCCTGAGTGATATCTATACCTTCGGTCCTACTTTCCGCGCCGAAAACTCCAACACTACCCGCCACCTGGCCGAGTTTTGGATGATTGAGCCCGAAGTAGCCTTTAACGACCTGGTTGACAACATGGACCTTGCCGAGGACATGCTGAAATACGTGATCAAATACGCATTGGAAAAAAATGCAGATGATATTGAGTTTTTAACCCAACGCCTGCAGGAAGAGGAAAAACAAAAACCGCAGAATGAACGCCAGGAAATGACCCTGCTGGAGAAACTGCAGTTTTGCTTAGATCATAACTTTGAGCGCCTTACCTATACCGAGGCTATTGAAATATTAAAGGAATCGACCCCGAACAAAAAGAAAAAATTCCAGTACCCCGTAGAAGGCTGGGGAACCGACCTGCAAAGCGAACATGAGCGTTACCTGGTTGAAAAGCACTTTAAAAAACCGGTTATCCTTACAGATTATCCTAAAGAGATCAAAGCGTTTTACATGCGCCAGAACGACGACGGCAAAACCGTACGTGCTATGGACATCCTTTTCCCGGGTATCGGCGAAATTGTTGGCGGCTCGCAGCGTGAAGAACGTTTAGATAAGTTGGAGCAGCGCATGGACGAAATGGGCATCCCTAAAGATGAGTTATGGTGGTACCTGGATACCCGCCGCTTTGGCGCTTGTCCGCACGCCGGCTTTGGTTTAGGCTTTGAACGTTTGGTGTTGTTTGTAACCGGCATGGGTAATATCCGCGATGTGATCCCTTTCCCAAGGTTCCCGAAAAACGCAGAATTTTAA
- the lepB gene encoding signal peptidase I codes for MNWKFWKKDKSKPRKKKSAAREWADAIVFAVIAATLIRTLFIEAYVIPSGSMESSLLIGDYLFVSKVNYGARMPITPVAIPFMHHTIPYTTNAKAYWDGVQLPYYRLPGFSDIKKGDIVVFNQPMEADSPYFRPVDKRENIIKRCQGTPGDTLSLVNAQVYINGKPETTAPRGEMTYVVKTDGSQINPQLINELHLTDIGIIDSTSFKTNTTVASANALKAYSNIKSVTADIAPKGVPDDLNPVYPGKYPRYKTTPNFPHYTWNIDNFGPVVIPKKGWTVKLDSLNFPIYGRAIEIYEHNKVKVVGADIYINDKKTDTYTFKLNYYWMMGDNRHNSEDSRYWGFLPEDHVVGKALFTWLSVDSTASFVNKIRWNRLFRGIH; via the coding sequence ATGAACTGGAAATTCTGGAAAAAAGATAAAAGCAAGCCCCGGAAGAAAAAAAGCGCCGCACGTGAATGGGCCGACGCTATTGTTTTTGCAGTTATAGCCGCTACACTGATACGTACCCTTTTTATTGAGGCCTATGTAATACCCAGCGGGTCAATGGAAAGCTCCCTTTTAATTGGCGACTACCTTTTTGTAAGCAAAGTAAATTATGGTGCCCGCATGCCCATAACGCCGGTTGCTATTCCGTTTATGCACCATACCATACCTTATACCACCAATGCCAAGGCTTATTGGGATGGCGTACAGCTGCCTTATTACCGTTTGCCGGGTTTCAGCGATATAAAAAAGGGTGACATTGTGGTTTTTAACCAGCCAATGGAAGCCGACTCGCCTTATTTCAGGCCGGTTGATAAGCGCGAAAATATTATTAAACGCTGCCAGGGTACGCCGGGCGATACGCTGAGCCTGGTTAATGCGCAGGTTTATATAAACGGCAAGCCGGAGACTACGGCCCCCAGAGGCGAAATGACCTATGTGGTTAAAACCGATGGCAGCCAGATAAATCCGCAGCTAATTAATGAGCTCCATTTAACTGATATTGGCATTATTGACAGTACCAGCTTTAAAACCAATACTACCGTGGCCTCGGCCAATGCTTTAAAGGCATATTCAAATATTAAGTCGGTTACTGCCGATATTGCACCTAAAGGTGTTCCCGATGATCTGAACCCCGTTTATCCCGGTAAATATCCCCGGTATAAAACAACGCCAAACTTTCCGCACTACACCTGGAACATTGATAATTTCGGCCCTGTTGTTATCCCCAAAAAGGGTTGGACAGTTAAGCTGGATAGCTTAAACTTCCCAATTTATGGTCGGGCTATTGAAATTTATGAGCACAACAAAGTAAAAGTAGTAGGCGCTGATATTTATATAAACGATAAAAAAACCGATACTTACACCTTTAAGCTAAACTACTATTGGATGATGGGCGATAACCGCCATAATTCTGAAGATTCGCGTTACTGGGGATTTTTGCCCGAAGACCATGTGGTTGGCAAAGCATTGTTTACCTGGCTGAGCGTTGATAGCACCGCCTCATTCGTGAATAAAATACGCTGGAACAGGTTGTTTAGAGGGATACATTAA
- the dnaG gene encoding DNA primase, with translation MIQKSTIDRIMESIDIVEVIGEFVQLKKRGANYVGLSPFANERTPSFTVSPAKGIFKDFSTGKGGSAVTFLMELEKFSYPEALKWLAKKYGIEVEETIDHPENREEDQRRESLMIVTAFAAKFFHESLLDSDEGKSIGLSYFKERGFSTETIKKFELGYSPDQWEAFTGTAIKEGYQEQFLVESGLSVKRDNGALYDRYRGRVMFPIHSFTGRVIAFGGRTLKKDKNVPKYVNSPESEIYHKSNVLYGLYFAKKAIREEDNCYLVEGYADVLSVHQAGIENVVASSGTSLTAEQIRLIGRFTKNITILYDGDAAGIKASLRGLDMILEEGLNVKVVSFPDGHDPDSYVRLVGTSAFKKHIEETKKDFILYKANLLLKDAGNDPIKKAEIIREIVESIAKIPDSIKASVFIKECSYILQIDERSLLSELNKMRQAKAKKDGQHQQNQNTRYAPQPDEPDFFDEPEVKEPKDESTQEKEIIRLLLLYGNKMIDWDGIANTYIGPFMIAELGDVTFEHPVCKLFTEIYRQEVENGVLPDETHFIHHGDKGIVDLTVTMLATKYTLSENWYEMHNILVNDETANMKAAILGAIFHLKKHKVGKILESLRNDLQKAETEADQEILLNQYIRMKKVEKSISDFLGSVIIK, from the coding sequence ATGATCCAAAAATCTACCATCGACCGTATTATGGAATCCATCGACATTGTGGAGGTGATAGGGGAATTTGTGCAATTAAAAAAACGTGGTGCAAACTATGTGGGCCTGTCGCCTTTTGCCAATGAACGTACCCCATCGTTCACAGTTTCACCGGCGAAAGGAATCTTTAAAGATTTCTCAACGGGCAAGGGCGGTTCTGCTGTTACCTTTTTAATGGAACTGGAAAAGTTTTCTTATCCAGAGGCGTTAAAATGGCTGGCCAAAAAGTACGGTATCGAGGTTGAAGAAACCATCGATCATCCCGAAAACCGTGAGGAAGACCAGCGCCGCGAAAGCCTTATGATCGTGACGGCTTTTGCCGCCAAGTTTTTTCATGAAAGCCTGCTTGATAGTGATGAAGGTAAAAGCATTGGTTTAAGTTACTTTAAAGAACGCGGCTTCAGCACCGAAACCATTAAAAAATTTGAGCTGGGTTATTCACCCGATCAATGGGAGGCTTTTACCGGTACGGCCATAAAGGAAGGCTACCAGGAACAGTTCCTGGTGGAAAGCGGTCTGTCTGTTAAGCGAGATAACGGCGCTTTGTACGACCGTTACCGTGGCAGGGTGATGTTCCCGATACATAGTTTTACAGGCAGGGTAATTGCCTTTGGCGGTCGTACCTTAAAAAAAGATAAAAACGTACCCAAATATGTAAACTCGCCCGAATCGGAGATATACCATAAATCAAATGTGCTTTATGGCTTGTACTTTGCCAAGAAAGCTATTCGCGAGGAGGATAACTGTTACCTGGTTGAGGGTTATGCCGATGTGCTTTCTGTTCACCAGGCGGGTATCGAAAACGTAGTGGCTTCGTCAGGTACTTCGTTAACGGCTGAACAGATCAGACTGATTGGCCGGTTCACCAAGAATATCACCATTTTATATGATGGCGATGCGGCAGGTATAAAAGCATCCCTCCGCGGGTTGGATATGATACTGGAAGAAGGGCTCAATGTAAAGGTTGTTTCTTTTCCGGATGGGCATGACCCCGACTCGTATGTGCGTCTGGTGGGTACCAGCGCGTTTAAAAAACACATTGAGGAAACCAAAAAGGATTTTATCCTTTACAAAGCAAATCTCCTTTTAAAAGATGCCGGTAATGATCCGATCAAAAAAGCGGAGATCATCCGCGAAATTGTAGAGAGCATCGCCAAAATTCCTGATTCTATCAAAGCTTCGGTTTTTATAAAGGAGTGCAGCTATATTCTACAGATAGACGAGCGTTCGCTGCTGTCTGAATTGAATAAAATGCGGCAGGCTAAAGCAAAAAAGGATGGCCAGCATCAGCAGAATCAAAATACCCGATATGCGCCCCAGCCTGATGAACCTGACTTTTTTGACGAACCCGAGGTAAAGGAACCCAAGGATGAAAGCACACAGGAAAAGGAAATTATAAGATTATTGCTGCTGTATGGTAATAAAATGATTGACTGGGACGGTATTGCCAATACCTATATTGGCCCGTTCATGATAGCTGAATTAGGTGATGTTACTTTTGAGCACCCTGTTTGTAAGCTGTTTACGGAGATATACCGGCAGGAGGTAGAGAACGGTGTGCTGCCCGACGAAACGCATTTTATTCACCACGGGGATAAGGGTATTGTTGATTTGACCGTGACTATGCTGGCTACCAAATATACCCTGAGCGAAAACTGGTATGAAATGCATAACATACTGGTAAACGATGAAACGGCTAATATGAAGGCTGCCATTTTGGGCGCCATTTTCCATCTAAAAAAACATAAAGTGGGCAAAATACTGGAAAGCCTGCGTAATGATCTGCAAAAGGCCGAAACCGAGGCCGACCAGGAAATACTGCTGAACCAGTATATCCGTATGAAAAAAGTTGAAAAAAGCATCTCCGACTTTTTAGGGTCGGTAATTATCAAATAA
- a CDS encoding DMT family transporter, translating into MNPKLSLVIGILCISFSPIFVKLAGVSPIGSAFYRIFIAWLCITPYCIVKKKLRIDKKQLITAVLAGVVFASDVAVWNISLLKISATVSTLIANLAPVWVGLMSFLLFRKRSGILFWTGTLVAIAGMVVLVGYQHILHLDLNAGILLATLASLFYATYIMITKNIMARIDVFTFMFYSMLGSSVFLLLVSYLMGSSITGFSLNVWLCFVGMGLICQLSGWLTINYSLRYLESTKVAVALLSQTVFAGILAAFLLNEKLTANEIIGSVIVLAGIVITFLRPRNQLNKTVS; encoded by the coding sequence ATGAACCCCAAACTTAGCCTTGTTATCGGTATTCTGTGCATCTCATTTTCGCCGATATTTGTAAAGCTGGCGGGGGTATCGCCCATTGGTTCGGCATTTTACCGCATATTTATTGCCTGGCTGTGCATAACGCCTTATTGCATTGTTAAAAAGAAACTCCGCATTGATAAAAAGCAGCTGATTACCGCAGTATTAGCGGGTGTGGTTTTTGCATCAGATGTGGCGGTGTGGAATATTTCGTTATTAAAAATCAGCGCAACAGTATCAACCTTAATTGCCAACCTCGCGCCGGTTTGGGTAGGCCTAATGAGCTTTTTGCTTTTCAGAAAACGTTCGGGTATACTATTTTGGACGGGCACACTGGTGGCCATTGCTGGCATGGTAGTGCTGGTAGGCTATCAGCATATTTTACACCTTGACCTCAATGCCGGCATTTTGCTGGCAACCCTGGCCAGTTTATTTTACGCAACCTATATCATGATCACCAAAAACATTATGGCGCGGATAGATGTATTCACCTTTATGTTTTACAGCATGCTGGGTTCCAGCGTATTTTTACTGCTGGTAAGCTACCTTATGGGAAGCAGCATTACCGGCTTTTCGTTAAATGTTTGGCTGTGTTTTGTGGGGATGGGACTTATTTGTCAGCTGAGTGGGTGGCTAACTATTAATTACTCATTGCGTTACCTTGAATCGACAAAGGTAGCTGTCGCTTTACTGAGCCAAACCGTGTTTGCCGGAATACTCGCGGCATTTTTGCTGAACGAAAAGCTTACAGCTAACGAAATAATTGGCAGTGTAATTGTATTGGCGGGCATAGTAATAACATTTTTAAGGCCACGCAATCAATTAAATAAAACAGTATCTTAA